Proteins from one Deinococcus grandis genomic window:
- a CDS encoding ATP-binding protein: protein MMAVERCRGDLERLGLPHAASLLDSRLDAAAKKELPYADFLADLLRIEVHARDEQGRARRRKLAKLPFDRRLESFDFAFQPSVNKRLIKELGTLSFAADGQNVILLGPPGVGKTHLAVGLCITAIEQGESVLFLRAGQLMEDLRKAQALNRLEQRLRFYLKPKVLVIDEFGVWPYDRLAANALFGLIAARYERGSVILTSNVTAQQGDFPESIG from the coding sequence ATGATGGCGGTGGAACGTTGTCGAGGTGATCTGGAGCGCCTGGGGTTGCCACACGCGGCAAGCCTGCTGGACAGCCGTCTGGATGCCGCAGCGAAAAAAGAGCTTCCATACGCGGATTTCCTGGCGGATCTGCTGCGGATCGAGGTGCATGCCAGGGATGAGCAGGGCCGAGCACGACGACGGAAACTGGCGAAGCTTCCCTTTGACCGTCGGCTGGAGAGTTTCGACTTCGCGTTCCAGCCCAGCGTCAACAAACGCCTGATCAAGGAGTTGGGCACCCTGTCTTTCGCCGCGGATGGCCAGAACGTGATTCTGCTGGGCCCACCTGGCGTCGGGAAGACGCATCTGGCCGTCGGGCTGTGCATCACGGCCATTGAACAGGGCGAGAGCGTACTGTTTCTGCGGGCCGGCCAGTTGATGGAGGACCTGCGCAAAGCGCAGGCCCTGAATCGCCTGGAGCAGCGCTTGCGGTTCTACCTGAAGCCCAAGGTGCTGGTCATCGACGAATTCGGCGTATGGCCGTACGACCGACTGGCCGCCAACGCGCTGTTTGGCCTGATCGCCGCACGGTATGAGCGGGGGAGCGTGATCCTGACGTCGAATGTAACTGCTCAGCAGGGTGATTTTCCGGAGTCGATTGGGTAA
- the tnpC gene encoding IS66 family transposase: MSEVPCPNCKRLEARVRELEAQLAEVLAELRTIKAQLARNSTTSSQPPSQDKPWQPKSERQKTGRSSGAQPDHPGKTLKMSAHPDVIVDLPVTGHCTCGQAWDDVPVDTQVARQVHDLPDLHLQVTEYRADVKICPGCRSRQRAPFPTHVTAQVQYGPRVHALTVYLNVAHFVPLERTSEILHAVCGARPSDGTIALNLNLAAERLQDFEGRLRTALTHQPVLHADETGSPVNGKLHWMHVVSCAQLTFYGQHARRGLAALEHMKVLPKYTGILVHDAWSSYFKLPAQHALCGAHLLRELRGLAEHHGQVWAGALRESLRTVYHDLNAGTLSPEARTAFERRFDELLEEGLLANPAAPPVPGRRGPTKQSHGRNLALRCQQHRAAVLLFLHDCRVPFDNNQAERDVRAWCVKRKVSGGFRSEEGGCNFARIRSYISTLQKQGLSVWEGLVSVFTGDVLMPNFNP, from the coding sequence ATCAGCGAGGTCCCCTGCCCAAACTGCAAACGACTCGAGGCACGCGTCCGTGAACTCGAAGCCCAGCTCGCTGAGGTGCTGGCTGAACTTCGCACCATCAAAGCTCAACTGGCCCGAAACAGCACCACATCCAGTCAGCCTCCCAGTCAGGACAAGCCCTGGCAGCCCAAGAGTGAGCGCCAGAAGACCGGCCGGTCTTCTGGCGCTCAACCCGATCACCCCGGCAAGACCCTCAAGATGTCCGCGCATCCCGACGTCATCGTCGATCTCCCGGTGACGGGACACTGCACCTGCGGGCAGGCCTGGGATGACGTTCCAGTCGACACCCAGGTCGCTCGACAGGTTCATGACCTCCCCGACCTCCACCTTCAGGTCACCGAATACCGCGCCGACGTCAAGATCTGCCCTGGATGTCGTTCCCGGCAGCGAGCACCCTTCCCCACGCACGTCACGGCTCAGGTGCAATACGGTCCACGGGTCCACGCCTTGACGGTGTATCTGAACGTGGCGCACTTCGTGCCCCTCGAACGCACCAGTGAAATCCTGCACGCGGTCTGCGGAGCACGCCCGAGTGATGGCACCATCGCGCTGAACCTGAATCTGGCAGCGGAGCGACTGCAGGACTTTGAAGGGCGACTCAGGACAGCCCTGACACATCAACCGGTGCTGCATGCAGATGAGACCGGCAGCCCGGTGAACGGGAAGCTGCACTGGATGCATGTCGTGAGCTGCGCGCAGCTCACGTTCTACGGCCAGCATGCCCGGCGCGGCCTCGCGGCACTGGAGCACATGAAGGTCCTGCCGAAGTACACCGGCATCCTGGTCCACGACGCCTGGAGCTCGTACTTCAAACTTCCGGCACAGCATGCCCTGTGCGGAGCTCATCTGTTGCGGGAGCTGCGGGGATTGGCCGAACACCATGGGCAGGTGTGGGCTGGCGCACTTCGGGAATCGCTGAGGACGGTGTATCACGACCTGAACGCCGGGACGCTGAGCCCAGAGGCCCGCACGGCGTTTGAACGGCGATTTGATGAACTGCTTGAGGAGGGCTTGCTGGCCAACCCAGCCGCGCCGCCCGTTCCAGGGCGACGCGGTCCGACGAAGCAGTCACATGGGCGGAATCTGGCGTTGCGGTGCCAGCAGCACCGCGCAGCGGTGCTGCTGTTCCTACATGACTGCCGAGTGCCGTTTGATAACAATCAGGCGGAGCGGGACGTGCGGGCATGGTGCGTGAAACGCAAGGTATCTGGAGGATTCCGGTCCGAGGAGGGTGGGTGCAATTTCGCTCGGATCAGGAGTTACATTTCCACGTTGCAGAAGCAAGGTCTCAGCGTCTGGGAGGGCTTGGTCAGCGTGTTCACGGGTGACGTGCTCATGCCTAACTTCAACCCCTGA
- a CDS encoding antibiotic biosynthesis monooxygenase family protein — MASNWPKVFGRAFHTCSTGTYQLEQPPARALYRTLQAHRRQDDGSLLSELRVPLVDWRHATGLTTDRSDLVRRALTAAHDELLANHYLESATIEGRGKSAVAQYVFADTNSADPALVVMLRQAGVSVARAATLAAQHPERVELALQFLEQRRLNAGGTVRNPGGLVADYLQNPEKYAVPAEFTPPAQARQERASRQHQKAEHEAQQQAEAHLERLDRASPSEQWESQRSTLQLILKKQLSSGQWSQLEALACAGEIQAVDLTRTLIAATASSELKEAVAQLKRRLNPLLPLEH; from the coding sequence TTGGCGAGCAACTGGCCGAAAGTATTCGGGCGGGCATTTCACACGTGCTCGACGGGCACCTACCAGCTTGAGCAGCCTCCTGCCCGCGCCCTGTACCGGACATTACAGGCACACCGGCGGCAGGATGATGGGTCACTCCTCTCTGAACTGCGGGTACCGCTGGTGGACTGGCGGCACGCGACAGGACTGACCACTGACCGGAGTGACCTGGTCAGGCGCGCCCTGACAGCAGCCCATGACGAGCTGCTCGCCAACCATTACCTGGAGAGCGCGACCATCGAAGGTCGCGGAAAATCTGCGGTCGCCCAGTACGTCTTTGCGGATACCAATTCAGCCGATCCAGCCCTGGTCGTGATGCTGCGCCAAGCTGGAGTGTCTGTCGCCAGGGCCGCCACCCTCGCGGCTCAGCATCCGGAGCGGGTCGAATTGGCCCTGCAGTTTCTGGAGCAGCGCCGGCTGAATGCTGGGGGTACCGTGCGAAATCCCGGGGGGCTGGTCGCGGACTACCTGCAGAACCCTGAGAAGTACGCCGTCCCGGCCGAGTTCACACCGCCGGCGCAGGCCAGGCAAGAGCGGGCATCCCGGCAGCATCAGAAAGCTGAGCATGAAGCGCAGCAGCAGGCTGAGGCTCACCTGGAGCGTCTTGATCGTGCGTCTCCCAGTGAGCAGTGGGAAAGCCAGCGCTCGACCCTGCAGCTCATTCTGAAAAAGCAACTCAGTTCAGGTCAATGGTCACAGCTTGAAGCGCTGGCCTGTGCCGGCGAGATTCAGGCGGTCGACCTGACCAGAACACTGATCGCCGCGACAGCCAGCTCGGAGTTGAAAGAAGCGGTCGCTCAACTCAAGCGGCGCCTCAATCCGCTCCTGCCACTTGAACACTGA